From Sphingobacterium bambusae:
ATAGTTGGGCAGTTAATTAACTTTTTAAAGAAACGATCGAAGTCGCTTATCGTTTAGATTTTTGCTTCGAATAAAATTAAGGTGCTACAATTTGAATATCCTTAAAACACTTACTTGGCAAAATATGTTGTTCACCAATCTTGCTGCTTTTATTTTTTATCTAAAAAAGTTAGTAGGTTTATGAACCTTTATAGCTATTGCTCTGTTCTTCGTATGCAGTAAATGACCAGTATATAGACTTTAAAATAAAACAATATGGAAAAAATTGATGTCGGCATTATCAGTAGCTGTAAAAATTTTCGTATCGCTTTAAAAACTATTTTATCCTGCGCATCAGATGGCGATGTCAACAGCGTATGGAGCGAAAAGGACGTTGATATTGTGTCGGGAAAGAGCACTACTACTTTTAAAAAGCCCAAGGTTGTGATTTTGGATACTGACAACTCCCAGATACCAGTAGCTGATTTACTGGAATTTGTTCGTAGGAGTTATAAACGAGTAAAACTAATCGTACTGCTAGGAAAGCGGAGAATGGATTTAAACCTCGTCACAAAATATCAAATTGATAAAATACTGAAAAGAAATTGTTCCGAAAATGAACTCCTTTCTGCAGTTCGTTTTTGTTCCGATCATTCCTATTAAATTCTGTAGCTTAGTGAAGGAGAATTGATTCGGACGTTCTGGCTAACTTGCAATGATACACGTACCAGCTACATCATAAGAGATTGATTTTCGGTTTTCCTTGTTACAACTGCAACCTAGGTGCCTATTTCAACAAGCACAGGCATTTAATTGTAAACGGATAGCGCATTCGGGATTACCGTATTTGTGAGGCAGGCTTTAATAATCCTGTCTGCTCATATTTTATCGATATTATACCTTATGTTTCTTATATTTTTTATTATTCTTCCTTTTAAAGAATTCTTTCCATAGCAACACTTCGGAAACCTAAATTCTGGCTTTGCGTGCAGCTTTGACCCATTCTCGATGCTGACAGCGACTGCACGCTTGTGCATGGTCGGTAAAAATTGTTTGTGCGCAATTCGTACATGCATAGTAATCTAAACTTGTAATAACGATCGATTTCTTTTGATACTCTTTTCGGAAGTATTGGAAGTCCATATTTTGTCTGCTCAGAGGAATAGAAAAAAATACTCATCTTTCCATTGGATTCCAAAATTGCCGTTTCCACCTGTCCGATATGTTCAACACCTGCCTCGCGCATTTCTGCGAAAAACTCATCTTTTGCAAAGGTATGCTCTTTTTTTGCCTCTAGACTGAAAACGCCTTCCTCTACAATGTAGATCGGATCTCCCTCTAGAAGTCGTTCGAATTTGGAGTTCTTAGCTGCGAAATAGGTCAGAAGGCGATAGAATAGTACGATACAAACAAATACGATCAGTGATGGAAATACCGCCATTTCCCTATCAA
This genomic window contains:
- a CDS encoding DUF421 domain-containing protein, producing MPLQELQEIFIHELDWSFAGHIAIKSFIMFMIILLFLRLTGKKGIRQLSIFEVAIIIALGSAAGDPMVDREMAVFPSLIVFVCIVLFYRLLTYFAAKNSKFERLLEGDPIYIVEEGVFSLEAKKEHTFAKDEFFAEMREAGVEHIGQVETAILESNGKMSIFFYSSEQTKYGLPILPKRVSKEIDRYYKFRLLCMYELRTNNFYRPCTSVQSLSASRMGQSCTQSQNLGFRSVAMERIL